Below is a genomic region from Fusobacterium canifelinum.
TTTCAAAAATAACAGGTAGAGAATATAAACCATTTAACTACTATGGAGCTCCAGATGCTGAAAGAGTTATAATTGCAATGGGATCAGTTTGTGAAGCTGCACAAGAAGTTATAGATTACTTAGTAGAAAAGGGAGAAAAAGTAGGTTTGATATCTGTTCATTTATACAGACCTTTCTCTGCTAAATATTTCTTTGATGTTTTACCAAAAACTGTAAAAAGAATTTCAGTTTTAGATAGAACAAAAGAACCAGGTTCATTAGGAGAGCCATTATTACTTGATATTAAAGCATTATTCTATAATAAAGAAAATGCACCACTTATAGTTGGTGGAAGATATGGATTATCTTCAAAAGATACAACTCCAGCTCAGATTTTAGCTGTATTTGATAACTTAAAGAAAGATGAACCAAAAGATGCTTTCACAGTTGGTATAGTTGATGATGTTACTCACACATCTCTTGAAGTAGGACCAGCAATAGCGCTTGCTGACCCATCAACAAAAGCTTGTTTATTTTATGGATTAGGAGCAGATGGAACAGTTGGAGCAAACAAAAACTCTATTAAAATCATAGGGGATAAAACAGATCTATATGCTCAAGGATATTTTGCATATGACTCTAAAAAATCTGGTGGAGTTACTAGATCTCACTTAAGATTTGGTAAAAAACCTATCAGATCAACTTATTTAGTATCTAAACCAACATTCGTTGCTTGCTCTGTACCAGCATATTTACATCAATATGATATGACTTCTGGACTTAAAGAAGGAGGAAAATTCTTACTTAACTGTGTATGGTCTAAAGAAGAAGCAATAGAAAATATTCCTAATAATGTTAAAAGAGATTTAGCTAAAAATAAAGCAAGACTATTTATTATAAATGCTACTGCTCTTGCACATGAAATTGGATTAGGACAAAGAACAAATACAATAATGCAAGCAGCATTCTTTAAATTGGCAGAAATCATCCCATTTGAAGAAGCTCAACAATATATGAAAGACTATGCTAAAAAATCTTATGCTAAAAAAGGTGATGAAATAGTTCAACTTAACTACAATGCTATAGATAGAGGAGCAAATGATATAGTTGAAATAGAAGTTGATCCAGCATGGGCTAACCTTGAAGTAACAGCTTTAAATGAACCAAAAGAAGCTGCTGGTTGTGGTGGATGTTGTCCAAGTACACCTGATTTTGTTAAAAATATAGCTAAACCTATAAATGCAATAAAAGGATATGACTTACCTGTATCAGCATTCTTAGGATACGAAGATGGTACTTTTGAAAATGGTACTTCTGCTTTTGAAAAGAGAGGAGTTGCTGTTGATGTACCTATATGGAATATAGATAAGTGTATACAATGTAACCAATGTTCTTATGTATGTCCACATGCAGTTATTAGGCCATTCTTAATAAATGAAGAAGAATTAAAAGCTTCTCCTATTGAATTGGCAACTAAGAAACCTACTGGAAAAGGATTAGAAGGATTAGCATATAGAATACAAGTTTCTACACTTGATTGTGTTGGTTGTGGTTCTTGTGCACATGTATGTCCTGCAAATGCACTTGATATGATGCCAATAGCTGATTCATTAAATGATAAAGAAGATATTAAAGCAGATTATCTATTTAATAATGTTGAATATAGAAGTGATTTAATGCCACTTGATACTGTAAAAGGTTCTCAATTCTCACAACCACTATTTGAATTCCATGGTGCTTGTCCAGGATGTGGAGAAACTCCTTATATTAAATTGATAACTCAATTATATGGAGATAGAATGATGGTTGCTAATGCCACTGGATGTTCTTCAATCTATTCAGGTTCAGCTCCTTCAACTCCATATACAACAAATGCTAATGGAGAAGGACCTTCTTGGGGATCTTCATTATTTGAAGATAATGCTGAATATGGATTTGGTATGCATATAGGTGTTGAAGCATTAAGATCTAGAATTCAACATACTATGGAAGAAAATATGGATAAAGTTAGTGAAGAAATAGCTACTTTATTCAAAGATTGGATAGCAAACAAACAATATTCTGTAAGAACAAGAGAAATTAAAGATATTCTTGTTCCAAAATTAGAAGCATTAAATACAGATTTTGCAAAAGAAATATTAGATTTAAAACAATATTTAGTTAAAAAATCTCAATGGATAATTGGTGGAGATGGATGGGCTTATGATATTGGTTATGGTGGACTTGACCATGTACTTGCTTCTAATGAAGATGTAAACATCTTAGTAATGGATACAGAAGTTTATTCAAATACTGGAGGACAAGCTTCTAAAGCTACACCTACTGGAGCAGTTGCTAAGTTTGCTGCATCAGGAAAACCAGTTAAGAAAAAAGATTTAGCTGCAATAGCAATGTCTTATGGACATATCTATGTAGCACAAGTTTCTATGGGAGCTAACCAACAACAATTTATAAAAGCTGTTAAAGAAGCTGAAGCTCACCAAGGACCTTCTATAATAATTGCATACTCACCTTGTATCAACCATGGTATCAAGAAAGGTATGTCACAATCTCAAACTGAGATGAAATTAGCTACTGAATGTGGATACTGGCCAATATTCAGATATAATCCTTCATTAGAAAAATTAGGTAAGAATCCTTTACAAATAGATTCTAAAGAACCTAAATGGGAAAAATATGAAGAATATCTAACTGGTGAAGTAAGATACCAAACTCTAAGCAAATCAAATCCAGAAGAAGCTAAAATTTTATTTGAAACAAATAAAAAAGATGCTCAAAAGAGATGGAGACAATATAAGAGAATGGCTGCACTAGATTATAGTGAAGAAAAAGAAACTGAAGAAAATTAATTAATTTTTAAAAATGAGAGTTGTTATGAAATTATTTCATAACAACTCTTTTTTTGTTATAATATAATTGAATAAATTATTTTAAATAGAAAGGAGATTTTAATATGTTACAAACAAGAAAAGTTGGAATTGTTGGAGTTGGGCATGTTGGAAGTCATTGTGCCTTATCTATGTTACTACAAGGTGTATGTGATGAAATGGTTTTAATGGATATTATTCCAGAAAAGGCAAAAGCCCATGCAATAGATTGTATGGATACTATAAGTTTTCTTCCTCATAGAGCTATTATTCGTGATGGAGGTATTCAAGAACTTTCTAAAATGGATGTAATTGTAATTAGTGTTGGAAGTTTAACAAAAAATGAGCAAAGATTGGAAGAATTAAAAGGTTCATTAGAAGCTATAAAGAGTTTTGTTACAGATGTTGTAAAAGCAGGATTTAATGGAATTTTTGTGACAATAACTAATCCAGTTGATATAGTAACTTATTTTGTGAGAGAGCTTTCAGGTTTCCCTAAAAATAGAGTTATTGGAACAGGAACAGGTCTAGATAGTGCAAGATTAAAAAGAATTTTAAGTGAAGTTACAAATATTGATAGCCAAGTTATTCAAGCATACATGTTAGGAGAACATGGAGATACACAAGTAGCAAACTTTTCAAGTGCTACAATACAAGGAGTTCCATTTTTAGATTATATGAAAACTCATCCAGAACAATTTAAAGGAGTAGAACTTTCTGTTTTAGAAAAACAAGTAGTTAGAACAGCTTGGGATATTATTGCTGGAAAAAACTGTACAGAGTTTGGAATAGGTTGTACTTGCTCTAACTTAGTAAAAGCAATTTTTCATAATGAAAGAAGGGTTCTACCTTGTAGTGCCTATTTAGATGGTGAATATGGACATTCAGGTTTCTATACAGGAGTTCCAGCTATTATTGGAAGTAATGGAATAGAAGAAATTTTAGAACTTCCTTTAGATGAAAGAGAAAGAAAAGGCTTTGAAGATGCTTGTGCTGTAATGAAAAAATATATTGAAATTGGAAAATCTTATAAAATAGTATAAAAATATCTGTGGAGGATAAAATGCAGAACAAGGAAAGTAATATAAAATTGTTGTTATTAGGTAGAGCAGTATCTTTATTTGGAAGTACAATATATTTAATAGTTTTACCATTATATATATTAAACATTACTAACAATCTAAAAACAGCAGGTATTTTCTTTGCAGCAGTTAATCTTCCAACAACTATTATTTCTATTTTTATTGGAACAATAATTGAAAAATTTAATAAAAAAAATATTATTTTGATATTTGATTTTTTAACTTCAATTTTATACTTTATTTTATTTTTATATTTAAAAAATTTTAATTCTTTAACTTTTTTATTTATAATTTCATTGATTGTTAATATTATTTCAAAATTTTTTGAAATAGCTTCTAAGGTATTATTTTCAGAAATTAATACTGTTGAAACACTTGAAAAATATAATGGTTTACAAAGTTTTATGGAAAATATTATTATGATTATTGGACCAGTTATAGGTACTTATTTATTTGCTACATTTGATTTCAATTTAATTTTAATAATAGTTTCTTTAGGATATTTTTTATCTTTTTTGCAAGAGCTATTTATAAAATATGAAAAAAATACTAATTTATCAAAAGAAAAGTCAAGTTTCTTTAAAGATTTTAAAGAAGGAATAAGCTATATAAAAAGTAAAAAAATTATTTTTAATTTCTTCATATTAGCTATGTTTTTAAATTTTTTTATAGCAAATAATGATGAGATAATTAATCCTGGAATTTTAATTAAAAAATATGGAATATCTGAAAAACTATTTGGATTTTCAGCTACTTCATATGGGGCAGGAAGTGTGTTTGCAGGGATTTTTATTTTTTATAATAATAAGTTTAAATTTCTAAAAAAACTAAAATTATTATTTATTTTAAATAGTTCTTTGATGTGCTTGTTAGGTTTATTATCTATAATATTATTTAAATATAACCACTATATATATTTTATAACATTTATATTTTTTCAATTTTTAATTGGAATGATAACTACCTTTGTAAATGTCCCATTAATATCTTCATTTCAAAAAAATGTTGAAATTAAATATCAAAGTCGTTTTTTCTCAATTCTATCATTCTTTTCAGGAGGATTAATTCCTTTAGGAATTTTATATGCAGGATATTTATCATCATATATAGGTGCTGATATAACATATATAATAGATAATATTGCTATTATAATTATAGTATGTCTAGTTTTTAATAATATAAAAGAAGCTGTTGCAGATTAATTTTGCAGCAGCTTCTTTAAGTTATTTATATTATTTAATTTTATTTCTTCTTAGCATATTTAATAGAGTCAAATGCAACAGCAGTAACAATTATTATACCTTTTATAATATATTGCCAGTATGGGCTAACACCTGTATAAGTAAGTCCATAGTTTATAATTGTTAAAATTATAACTCCTGTGATAACTCCTGAAATTCTACCAACACCACCATAGAATGAAACTCCTCCAATTACACAGGCAGCAATAGCATCCATTTCATACATAAATCCTAGGTTGTTAGTTGCAGAACCAATACGTCCAGCTTCTAAGAAACCACCAAAAGCATAATATGCTCCAGATAATGCATATATTCCCATAAGAGTTAAAACAACATTTACTCCTGATACCTTTGCAGCTTCAGGATTTCCTCCAACTGCAAATACATTTTTACCAAATTTTGTTTTATTCCATAAAGTCCACATAATTAATGTTGCAATAGCTGCATAAATAATTAAATATGGTATTGTATATGAACCTATTTGTATATAACCTTGTGCAAATTTACTATATTTTTCTACAAATCCAGAAATTGGGGCAGCTCCTGCTTTATCATAGTAAAGAGAGTTTATTCCATACACAATAGTCATTGTTCCCATAGTAGCTATAAATGGGTGAACATTTAATGTTGCTACAACTATACCATTTATACTTGCTATAACTACACCCACTACTACAACAATCAATATAGTTGTAAATATTGAAAATTCTCCAAGTTTTGGAAATGCTTTATTTACATTTGTCATTGATTGTAAAAGTGTTCCAGATATAACAGCAGAAAGTCCAACTTGTCTACCTGCCGATAAGTCAGTACCTTGTGTTACTATAAGTCCAGCAACACCAAGTGCAATAATTGTTCTTACAGATGATTGTGTAAGAATATTTTTAAAGTTTCTTAAACTCAAAAAAGTAGGTTCTTTTATTATTATTGCAATAAGCATACAAAATAATACAAGATACAGTCCACTTTCTATAATAATTTTTTTATAATCTATTTTTCCATCATTTGTTCTTGCAATCATGTTCATTCTCCTTCTTAATTTTTATAGATATTTAGCTGATAGTTCCATTATTTCTTCTTGATTAGTTTCAGATGTTTTAACAACTCCTGCAACTCTACCATTACTCATAACAAGTATTCTATCTGTTACTCCTAACAGTTCAGGCATTTCAGAAGAAATCATTATAATTCCTTTATCCTTTTTAGCAAGGTCAATCATTAATTGATAAATTTCATATTTTGCTAAAACATCAATACCTCTAGTAGGTTCATCAAGCATAAGAACTTCTGGTTCAGTTAGTAGCCATCTTCCAATAATTACTTTTTGTTGATTTCCACCAGAAAGACTTCCAATTTTTGTAGAATATGAAGGAGTTTTTACTCTCATGCTATCTACTATCCATTTCGTATCTTTCTCTATATCTTTATTTTTAAGAAGTCTAAATTTATTTTTATATCTATCTAAGTTAGAGATAACAGAGTTAAATGCTATATCTAACATTGAAAATATTCCTGTACTTCTACGTTCTTCTGTAACTAGGGCAAAACCATTTTTTATAGCTTCTTCTGGATTTCTATTTTTTACAGTTTTACCATGTAAAATAATTTCACCATGTTCTTTTGGTCTCATTCCAAAAATAGTTTCAACTATTTCTGTTCTTTTAGAACCAACAAGTCCAGCTATTCCTAATATTTCACCTTTATAAAGTTCAAAACTTACATCTTGTATAGAAGGTTGATTTAAAGCTGTTAAATTTTTAACTTCTAATATCATTTCTTTAGCTTTATTATCTTTTTTAGGGAAACGCTCAGTTAAATCTCTACCTACCATCATACTTATAATTTGTTCAGTTGAAATTTTTGAAACATCATTAGTTGATATCCATTTACCATCTCTTAAAATAGTAATTTCATCAGAAATCATTTTTATTTCTTCCATTTTATGAGAAATATAAATAATTCCAACTCCACTTTCTTTTAATTTTTTGATGATTCTAAATAAGTGATCAACTTCTTTTTCAGTTAGTGAAGAAGTAGGTTCATCCATAACTATTACCTTTGATTTATATGACACAGCCTTAGCTATTTCTATCATTTGTCTCTCAGCAATAGGTAAGTCTGCAACTTTTTTTCTAGGATCCACTTTAATATCCAAATCTTTAAAGATATTAATAGTGTCATTATACATTTTCTTTTCATCTACAAAAAATCCCTTCATTGGGTATCTACCAAGCCAGATGTTATCAAGTACATTTCTTTGAAGAACTTGATTTAATTCTTGGTGAACCATAGAAACCCCATTTTCTAATGCTTCTTTTGTAGATTTAAAATTAACTTCTACCCCATCTAATAAAATTTTTCCACTATTCTTTTCGTAAATTCCAAATAAACATTTCATTAATGTAGATTTTCCAGCTCCATTTTCCCCCATTAGAGCATGGACAGTTCCAGGTTTTAGTTTTAATTGAACATTATCTAGTGCTTTTACTCCAGGAAACTCTTTGGAAATGTTTTCCATTTCTAATACATATTTTAGATTTTCCATAAATACCCTATTCCTTTTCCTTTATTTTCCATTTTTTAAAAAAAGGAGATTGATGTACAATCTCCTTTAAGATTACTATACAATTAATTCTTATTTGAAGTCTGCAACATTAGATTTGTCTATTCCAATACTAGGAATTAATATTATTTTATTATCTAATTTTAAATCAGTTCCTTCAGTAGCTTCTTTTCCTTCTGCTAAATTAACTACCATTTTGAATGTTGCACTTGCTTGTCCTTTTGCATCATTAAGAACAGTTCCTGCCATTTCTCCAGCTTCTATTTTAACTAGAGCTTCTGGTAATGCGTCAACACCAAATGTTGGTAAAACTTTTCCAGCAGCTTTCATTGATTCAATAGCTCCTAAAGCCATTCCATCATTGTTACAGATAACTACTTCTATTTTTGAACCATTAGGTCCTGATAACCAAGCATCCATTTTATCTTTTGCAGTAGCAGTATCCCACATAGCAGTATCTTGGTGTAATTCTTCAGTTTTAATTCCATGATCATTTAAAGTAGAGATAGAATATTTAGTTCTTGCAACTGCATCTGGGTGTCCAGGTTCCCCAGTTAACATTACATATTGGATAACTCCATCTTTATTTAAGTCAAGATCAGGATTTTCTTTCCATAATTTTTCAATTAATTCACCTTGTGCAATTCCTTGAGCATTAGGGTCAATTCCTACATAGAATAATTTATCATAAGAAGCTATTGCTTCATCAGAAGGTTTTCTATTATAGAATACAACTGGAACATTTTTTTCTTTTAATAGATTAATAATTCCATCTGCTGCAGATGCATCAACTAGATTTATAGCAAAAGCTTTAACTCCTTTTTCAAGAACTGCTTCTATTTGTTCTTTTTCAGTAGCAACACTGTTTTGAGAGTCAATAGCAGTTACTTGAACTGTATCAGCCTTAGCTGCTGCTTCAGCTTCAAATGCTTTTCTAAATAGAGCAATAAAGTTATCATCAAATTTATAGGCAGTTAATCCTATTGATAATTTTTCTGTTGCAGGAGCATCAGTTTTAGCTTCTTCCTTTTTTTCCCCACAAGCAACTAGTGCTGAGGCAAGAATAATTGAACCAAATAACATACCAAATTTTTTCATATAAATACCCTCCTAAATAATTTAATAAAATAATGATTTTTTATTTGTGTTATGTACTTTCATACATAACACAATATATAATTTTTTTTAGTGTTTTGTCAATAGATTTTTATTAAAAATAAATAATTTTTCCACAATTTAGAAAAAATGTATTTTTATAAAACAAATAATTTCAGCTATCTAACTTAGTTAATATCTAAATAAAAAGTGCCACGGCTCCTTTTACACCAGCTTCGTTACCTAAAGTACCTATTTTAATTTCTAAATTTTCAAGAGCAGGGGGCATAGTATATTTTTTTAATTTTTCTTTTATTGGAAGTAAAATTTCATCTCCTGCAAGAGAGATACCTCCACTTATAACTATACATTCAGGATTTATTATATTTAAAAGATTTCCTATTCCTAAAGCTAAATAATCACTTTCATACTCTATTAAATCTTTTGAAAACTTATCTCCTTTTCTAGCAGCATCAAAAATATTCTTAGCCTCAAGTTCATCTAAATTTCCATTAATTTCCTTAAAAAGTAAATTATTTTCATTTAGTTTTAATCTTTCTTTAGCTTCTTTTACAAGAGAACTAGCAGAAGCATAGGCTTCAAAACAGCCATTTTGTCCACAACCACAAGTTTTACCATCTTTAACAACTTTCATATGTCCAATTTCACCACCTACACCAGACATACCAGAAATAAGGTTTCCATTAAAAAATATTCCACCACCTATTCCTGTACCTATTGCAATAGTTATTGAAGATTTTTTTCCCTTTGCAGCTCCAAAAATAGCCTCACCTTGTGCAATAATATTAGCATCATTTTCTATTCTTGTTTCTATACCACTTAACTTTTCCATTTTTTCTTTTAAATTAAGATTTTTTTCCCAATCAAAATTTGCAAAGAAACCTACTGTACTTTGATTTTTTACAGGTCCTGGAATACCTATACCTATTCCCATAACAGAAAAAAGTGGAATTTCTTTTTCTGTAATTAATTTTTTTGCAGTTTCCCAAATTCTCTCTAGTGTTTTATCAACATTTTGATGCGAGTTAGTTTTTATAATTTTACTATTTATTAAATTCCCCTCAGAATCAACTACTCCTATTTTTGTGTTAGTTCCACCTAAATCAATACCAATATAATGCTTCATAGTCTCTCCTCATAATGATTTATTTATTTTCTATGTTCTCCCACCACTTAGAGAAAGAATTTTCCTTATGCAAATAAATTTTTTCTCCTATTATAGGTGTAAGTAATTTTATATTTGTATTTTTTGTTAATTCATCTAATCTCTTTAAAGGGTCATCCCAAGTGTGATTAGATAATTTAAATTTACTATTATGTATTGGAAGTAAGTTTTCTACTTCCATATCTTGTGATGCCATTAGTACATCTTCTGGTTTTGAATGGATTAAAGACCATTCTTGATTATATTGCCCACTTTCCATTGTAGCAAAGTCAATATTTCCAAACCTTTTCTTAAATTCTTTAAATCTTCCACTATATCCACCATCTCCACTTAGGAATAGTTTATAGTTTTTATCATTAATTTTTTCTTCTATTAAATATGAAACCCATAGACTCTGATTTCTATTAAAGAAACTTCTTCCTGAAAAATGTCTTGCTTCTAAAGCATAAATTTTTAAATTATCATCTATTATAACTTCATCATCCCAGTCAACAGTTGTAATTTTATCTTCATCAAAGCCCCATCTTAAAAGATGAGCATCCACTCCCAATGGAACTATTACTTTAGTTACTTTATCCTTTAATTTTTTTATAGTAGGATAATCCAAATGATCATAGTGATCATGTGTTATCAGTAAAATATCTATTTCGGGTAAATCATCTACATCATAGATAT
It encodes:
- the nifJ gene encoding pyruvate:ferredoxin (flavodoxin) oxidoreductase; translation: MAKKMQTMDGNQAAAYASYAFTEVAGIYPITPSSPMAEYTDEWASRGVKNIFGVPVKLVEMQSEGGAAGTVHGSLQAGALTTTYTASQGLLLKIPNMYKIAGELLPGVIHVSARSLSVQALSIFGDHQDIYAARQTGFAMLATNSVQEVMDLAGVAHLAALKSRVPFLHFFDGFRTSHEIQKVEVMEYDDLKKLIDWKALEEFRKRALNPEHPVTRGTAQNDDIYFQAREVQNKFYDAVPDIVADYMKEISKITGREYKPFNYYGAPDAERVIIAMGSVCEAAQEVIDYLVEKGEKVGLISVHLYRPFSAKYFFDVLPKTVKRISVLDRTKEPGSLGEPLLLDIKALFYNKENAPLIVGGRYGLSSKDTTPAQILAVFDNLKKDEPKDAFTVGIVDDVTHTSLEVGPAIALADPSTKACLFYGLGADGTVGANKNSIKIIGDKTDLYAQGYFAYDSKKSGGVTRSHLRFGKKPIRSTYLVSKPTFVACSVPAYLHQYDMTSGLKEGGKFLLNCVWSKEEAIENIPNNVKRDLAKNKARLFIINATALAHEIGLGQRTNTIMQAAFFKLAEIIPFEEAQQYMKDYAKKSYAKKGDEIVQLNYNAIDRGANDIVEIEVDPAWANLEVTALNEPKEAAGCGGCCPSTPDFVKNIAKPINAIKGYDLPVSAFLGYEDGTFENGTSAFEKRGVAVDVPIWNIDKCIQCNQCSYVCPHAVIRPFLINEEELKASPIELATKKPTGKGLEGLAYRIQVSTLDCVGCGSCAHVCPANALDMMPIADSLNDKEDIKADYLFNNVEYRSDLMPLDTVKGSQFSQPLFEFHGACPGCGETPYIKLITQLYGDRMMVANATGCSSIYSGSAPSTPYTTNANGEGPSWGSSLFEDNAEYGFGMHIGVEALRSRIQHTMEENMDKVSEEIATLFKDWIANKQYSVRTREIKDILVPKLEALNTDFAKEILDLKQYLVKKSQWIIGGDGWAYDIGYGGLDHVLASNEDVNILVMDTEVYSNTGGQASKATPTGAVAKFAASGKPVKKKDLAAIAMSYGHIYVAQVSMGANQQQFIKAVKEAEAHQGPSIIIAYSPCINHGIKKGMSQSQTEMKLATECGYWPIFRYNPSLEKLGKNPLQIDSKEPKWEKYEEYLTGEVRYQTLSKSNPEEAKILFETNKKDAQKRWRQYKRMAALDYSEEKETEEN
- a CDS encoding L-lactate dehydrogenase → MLQTRKVGIVGVGHVGSHCALSMLLQGVCDEMVLMDIIPEKAKAHAIDCMDTISFLPHRAIIRDGGIQELSKMDVIVISVGSLTKNEQRLEELKGSLEAIKSFVTDVVKAGFNGIFVTITNPVDIVTYFVRELSGFPKNRVIGTGTGLDSARLKRILSEVTNIDSQVIQAYMLGEHGDTQVANFSSATIQGVPFLDYMKTHPEQFKGVELSVLEKQVVRTAWDIIAGKNCTEFGIGCTCSNLVKAIFHNERRVLPCSAYLDGEYGHSGFYTGVPAIIGSNGIEEILELPLDERERKGFEDACAVMKKYIEIGKSYKIV
- a CDS encoding MFS transporter, with amino-acid sequence MQNKESNIKLLLLGRAVSLFGSTIYLIVLPLYILNITNNLKTAGIFFAAVNLPTTIISIFIGTIIEKFNKKNIILIFDFLTSILYFILFLYLKNFNSLTFLFIISLIVNIISKFFEIASKVLFSEINTVETLEKYNGLQSFMENIIMIIGPVIGTYLFATFDFNLILIIVSLGYFLSFLQELFIKYEKNTNLSKEKSSFFKDFKEGISYIKSKKIIFNFFILAMFLNFFIANNDEIINPGILIKKYGISEKLFGFSATSYGAGSVFAGIFIFYNNKFKFLKKLKLLFILNSSLMCLLGLLSIILFKYNHYIYFITFIFFQFLIGMITTFVNVPLISSFQKNVEIKYQSRFFSILSFFSGGLIPLGILYAGYLSSYIGADITYIIDNIAIIIIVCLVFNNIKEAVAD
- the mglC gene encoding galactose/methyl galactoside ABC transporter permease MglC, which produces MIARTNDGKIDYKKIIIESGLYLVLFCMLIAIIIKEPTFLSLRNFKNILTQSSVRTIIALGVAGLIVTQGTDLSAGRQVGLSAVISGTLLQSMTNVNKAFPKLGEFSIFTTILIVVVVGVVIASINGIVVATLNVHPFIATMGTMTIVYGINSLYYDKAGAAPISGFVEKYSKFAQGYIQIGSYTIPYLIIYAAIATLIMWTLWNKTKFGKNVFAVGGNPEAAKVSGVNVVLTLMGIYALSGAYYAFGGFLEAGRIGSATNNLGFMYEMDAIAACVIGGVSFYGGVGRISGVITGVIILTIINYGLTYTGVSPYWQYIIKGIIIVTAVAFDSIKYAKKK
- the mglA gene encoding galactose/methyl galactoside ABC transporter ATP-binding protein MglA; amino-acid sequence: MENLKYVLEMENISKEFPGVKALDNVQLKLKPGTVHALMGENGAGKSTLMKCLFGIYEKNSGKILLDGVEVNFKSTKEALENGVSMVHQELNQVLQRNVLDNIWLGRYPMKGFFVDEKKMYNDTINIFKDLDIKVDPRKKVADLPIAERQMIEIAKAVSYKSKVIVMDEPTSSLTEKEVDHLFRIIKKLKESGVGIIYISHKMEEIKMISDEITILRDGKWISTNDVSKISTEQIISMMVGRDLTERFPKKDNKAKEMILEVKNLTALNQPSIQDVSFELYKGEILGIAGLVGSKRTEIVETIFGMRPKEHGEIILHGKTVKNRNPEEAIKNGFALVTEERRSTGIFSMLDIAFNSVISNLDRYKNKFRLLKNKDIEKDTKWIVDSMRVKTPSYSTKIGSLSGGNQQKVIIGRWLLTEPEVLMLDEPTRGIDVLAKYEIYQLMIDLAKKDKGIIMISSEMPELLGVTDRILVMSNGRVAGVVKTSETNQEEIMELSAKYL
- the mglB gene encoding galactose/glucose ABC transporter substrate-binding protein MglB produces the protein MKKFGMLFGSIILASALVACGEKKEEAKTDAPATEKLSIGLTAYKFDDNFIALFRKAFEAEAAAKADTVQVTAIDSQNSVATEKEQIEAVLEKGVKAFAINLVDASAADGIINLLKEKNVPVVFYNRKPSDEAIASYDKLFYVGIDPNAQGIAQGELIEKLWKENPDLDLNKDGVIQYVMLTGEPGHPDAVARTKYSISTLNDHGIKTEELHQDTAMWDTATAKDKMDAWLSGPNGSKIEVVICNNDGMALGAIESMKAAGKVLPTFGVDALPEALVKIEAGEMAGTVLNDAKGQASATFKMVVNLAEGKEATEGTDLKLDNKIILIPSIGIDKSNVADFK
- a CDS encoding ROK family protein gives rise to the protein MKHYIGIDLGGTNTKIGVVDSEGNLINSKIIKTNSHQNVDKTLERIWETAKKLITEKEIPLFSVMGIGIGIPGPVKNQSTVGFFANFDWEKNLNLKEKMEKLSGIETRIENDANIIAQGEAIFGAAKGKKSSITIAIGTGIGGGIFFNGNLISGMSGVGGEIGHMKVVKDGKTCGCGQNGCFEAYASASSLVKEAKERLKLNENNLLFKEINGNLDELEAKNIFDAARKGDKFSKDLIEYESDYLALGIGNLLNIINPECIVISGGISLAGDEILLPIKEKLKKYTMPPALENLEIKIGTLGNEAGVKGAVALFI
- a CDS encoding MBL fold metallo-hydrolase; the protein is MKKLFKILFYLIIIFVVLMIVTYLFMKTPAFGALPSGKSLEKVKASKNYVDGEFRNKESTELLTNTKKTPIKRLLEFAFEKDSEGTVPDFALPSIKTDLKSLDPNEDIMIWFGHSSLFVQMSGKKILVDPVFSKYASPVPFTNKAFDGTNIYDVDDLPEIDILLITHDHYDHLDYPTIKKLKDKVTKVIVPLGVDAHLLRWGFDEDKITTVDWDDEVIIDDNLKIYALEARHFSGRSFFNRNQSLWVSYLIEEKINDKNYKLFLSGDGGYSGRFKEFKKRFGNIDFATMESGQYNQEWSLIHSKPEDVLMASQDMEVENLLPIHNSKFKLSNHTWDDPLKRLDELTKNTNIKLLTPIIGEKIYLHKENSFSKWWENIENK